A stretch of DNA from Flavobacteriaceae bacterium MAR_2009_75:
ACGCCAATTTGACCATGACAGCTTTTGCAGAAAAGAGAATCACCCCTAAAATCGCAAATACTACACCGATACCTTTTGTTGATGTGTTTTGAAACATCTAACTAAAATACCATACCACACCGTTAAGAAAATTTGACTTTAGAATTTAATACGAAGTTCAACACGCTATTTAAGGCTTACACATTAAATCTAAAATGCATAACATCACCATCTTTTACAATATACTCCTTTCCCTCTACTCTCATTTTACCCGCTTCTTTCACCTTGGCCTCACTGCCAAAGTTGGTATAATCGTCGTAAGCGATGACCTCTGCGCGTATAAAACCCTTTTCAAAATCGGTATGAATTACCCCTGCCGCCTGAGGAGCGGTTGCCCCTACCGGAATCGTCCAAGCACGAACTTCTTTTTCACCAGCGGTGAAATAGGTGTCTAAATTTAATAATCGATAAGCACCACGAATCAATTTGGCAGATCCAGGCTCTTCTAAACCAAGGTCTTCCAAGAACATCTGACGTTCTTCATAGGTCTCCAATTCTGTAATATCGGCCTCGGTACCAACAGCAAGCACTACAACTTCTGCATTTTCATCTGCAACTGCAGCTTTTACTTTTTCAACATATTCATTTCCGGAAACGGCAGCGCCCTCGTCAACATTACATACATACATCACTGGTTTATCGGTAATGAACTGTAGCGGCTTAACATATTCAGCCCTGTCGTCTTTTGAAATCGATATTGCCCTTACCGAATTACCTGCTTCAAGTCCATTTTTAATGGCCAACAAAACTGCTTCCTCTTTTTGGGCTTCCTTATTTCCGGTTTTAGCCGCTCTTTTTACTTTATCAAGTTTCTTCTCGACCGTTTCCAAATCTTTGAGCTGCAACTCCATATCGATTGTTTCCTTATCGCGAATAGGGTCTACACTTCCATCTACATGAACAATATTTTCATTGTCAAAGCAACGCAAAACATGCAAAATGGCATCGGTTTCCCTGATGTTGCCCAAAAATTGATTTCCTAGGCCTTCACCTTTACTGGCTCCTTTTACCAGCCCCGCAATATCGACTATTTCGACCGTAGCGGGTATCACCTTTTCAGGGTTGACCAATTCCTCTAATTTCTCTAGTCTCGGATCTGGCACATTGACCACTCCGATATTAGGTTCTATAGTACAAAAAGGAAAGTTGGCGCTCTGCGCCTTTGCATTTGAGAGACAATTAAAGAGAGTTGATTTTCCAACATTGGGCAATCCTACGATACCTGCTTTCATAACGGTGTATTTGAGACTTTTTCAATTTGGGCGCAAAGATAGTATTTATAAGTTTTTAAATTTGCTATACTTTTTTTAACATGAATAATATTACCTTAGGGTATTAACCTAAAACTCAAAGACTATGAAAATGACATTGCTCTTGGCCTTCAGCTTCTTGGCCAATTTTACATTAATTTATGCACAAAACACTGTTAGCGGTACAGTTAGCGATGACTCAGGAGAGCCCTTAGCAGGAGTGAATATTATCGAAAAGGGCACCACGAACGGTACCGTAACCGATTTTGACGGTAATTACTCCATTGAAGTTACCGATGGGGCCACAATCGTATTAAGCTATATTGGTTTTAATACAGAGGAAATAAGTACTGCGGGTCAAAGTACTATAAATGTTACCCTTACAGAAGGAGTTCAATTAGATGAAGTAATGTTGGTCGGTTCGAGAAGCCCCAAACGAACCTCGACCGATACTGCGGTACCTGTAGACGTAATTGACATTGCAGAAGTTACGACCCAAAGTGGAAAAATAGAGGTAAACGAACTGTTGCAGTACGCTGCCCCCTCGTTCAACGCCAACAAACAATCGGGTTCTGATGGTGCCGACCATATAACCCCGGCCACTTTGCGTGGTCTAGGCCCTGATCAAACCTTGGTATTGATTAATGGTAAAAGACGCCACCAATCATCGCTCATCAATATTTTCGGAACCAAAGGGCGAGGTAATACCGGTACCGACTTAAACACTATTCCTGTCGCGGCTATTAAGAGAATTGAAATCTTACGTGATGGTGCCGCGGCCCAATATGGCTCAGATGCCATTGCAGGAGTAATTAATATCGTTCTAAAAGGCAATACCGACGGAGTTACCGGAACATTAAGCTACGGAGCATACAGCACAAATGCACAAGGTGACTTTCCTGATGGTACGCCAAACACCGATGGAAATCGCTTAGACACTGACAGAGACGGAAACCAAATCGGTGATGACCAAAGCTTTGACGGCGGCTCGGTAAAAGCAGCTGTTAATTACGGTGTCGGCCTAGGTGAGACCGGCTATGTAAACTTTACGACCGAATACATTAACAAAAACAAAACCCTCAGACCAGGATTCGATTTTAGAAGAGGTTTCGGCGAAGCGGCTATCGAAGGCTTTAATTTTATGGTCAATGCCTCTTACCCCATATCTGAAAATACTGAAATTTATGCCTTTGGAGGTAGAAACTACCGAGATACCGATGCTTATGCCTTTACTAGAAACGGTGGCGAACGTGTAGTCTCTTCTATTTACCCTAATGGATTTACACCGAGAATCACATCGAATATCATCGATAACTCAATTTCGGCCGGACTACGCACTGAGCTCGATAGCGGCTGGAAAGTAGATGTGAGTAATACCTATGGTAAAAACAATTTTCACTATTTTATCAAAGGAACGCTCAACGCCTCTCTTGAAGAAGCCTCCCCTACCGATTTTGATGCAGGTGGGCATAGTTTGAGTCAGAATACGGTAAATCTAGATTTTTCTAAGTATTACGACGATGTAGTTGAAGGCATGAACTTGGCCTTCGGTGCCGAATATCGCACGGAGAACTTTATCATTTTTGCCGGGGAAGCAGGTTCGTACGGAACTTTTGATGAAAACGGGCTGTTGATTACTGATCCTTCGACACAATCGCAACCGACCATTAATATAGATGGAGA
This window harbors:
- a CDS encoding iron complex outermembrane receptor protein — its product is MKMTLLLAFSFLANFTLIYAQNTVSGTVSDDSGEPLAGVNIIEKGTTNGTVTDFDGNYSIEVTDGATIVLSYIGFNTEEISTAGQSTINVTLTEGVQLDEVMLVGSRSPKRTSTDTAVPVDVIDIAEVTTQSGKIEVNELLQYAAPSFNANKQSGSDGADHITPATLRGLGPDQTLVLINGKRRHQSSLINIFGTKGRGNTGTDLNTIPVAAIKRIEILRDGAAAQYGSDAIAGVINIVLKGNTDGVTGTLSYGAYSTNAQGDFPDGTPNTDGNRLDTDRDGNQIGDDQSFDGGSVKAAVNYGVGLGETGYVNFTTEYINKNKTLRPGFDFRRGFGEAAIEGFNFMVNASYPISENTEIYAFGGRNYRDTDAYAFTRNGGERVVSSIYPNGFTPRITSNIIDNSISAGLRTELDSGWKVDVSNTYGKNNFHYFIKGTLNASLEEASPTDFDAGGHSLSQNTVNLDFSKYYDDVVEGMNLAFGAEYRTENFIIFAGEAGSYGTFDENGLLITDPSTQSQPTINIDGEDVPRPGGSQGFPGYGPSNEVDRSRSNFSLYADGEFDLSESFLLSAAARFENYSDFGGTINGKLAARLKASENINIRGSVSTGFRAPSLAQIYYNLRFTNFIGGDAIDQLLSPNNSPVTASFGIEQLNEEKAVNAGLGFTGTFGNFTTTIDGYYISVKDRIVLTGNFDTDAIPGVSAAQFFVNGVDTETTGLDIILAWKKNIDDGSLSATFTGNLNNMKIKEVNNGSLDAETFFGERDIAFLLASAPESKLTLNLNYAKNKFDAGLGFTRFSSIQLLDFQMFEPNADYGGFANKLAAATDSYNPKIVTDIVLGYQLCEDLKLNIGANNIFNEYPDQQDDWVEGGGYWDSVQMGFGGAYYYARLGFTF